From Streptomyces sp. Mut1, the proteins below share one genomic window:
- a CDS encoding MFS transporter produces MAEEHITAPRESGAATPDARRWQALVYIALAQLMVSVDSTIVNIALPSAQRALDISDSNRQWVITAYMLAFGGLLLLGGRISDTIGRKRAFLIGVIGFGVASAIGGLAVNSGMLLTARALQGAFGALLAPAGLSLLAVTFAEPKERAKAFGVFSAIAGSGSAVGLILGGVLTEYLNWRWSLFVNIAFAVVVVAGAVSVVRDEGSRPPREKLDIAGTLLSVAGIVALVYGFTLADSEGWTATPTLALFVACVVLLTLFVVVEKRSSAPLLPLRIVTERNRAGVFASQALAVITMFGLLLFLTYYFQEIRGYGALASGVAFLPMVAGMLIGAGQIASRMMPKTAPRWIMGPGFLVAALGMLILTQLDVDSSYPLLVLPGQLLFGIGLGMAFTPAMSLATHGVEDHETGVASAMINASQQLGGSIGTALLNTIAASTAAAYLASHSGGSGIANQAAVHGYAVAVWWTVGILLLAGALIMLTNNLPKPRQDEKAAEDIAPVAV; encoded by the coding sequence ATGGCTGAAGAGCACATCACCGCGCCCCGTGAGTCCGGCGCCGCCACCCCGGACGCCCGGCGCTGGCAGGCCCTGGTCTACATCGCCCTCGCCCAGCTGATGGTGTCCGTGGACAGCACCATCGTGAACATCGCGCTGCCCTCCGCACAGCGGGCACTCGACATCTCCGACAGCAACCGGCAATGGGTCATCACCGCCTACATGCTCGCCTTCGGCGGATTACTGCTCCTGGGCGGCCGGATCAGCGACACCATCGGCCGCAAGCGCGCCTTCCTCATCGGCGTCATCGGCTTCGGAGTGGCGTCCGCCATCGGCGGCCTGGCGGTCAACTCCGGGATGCTGCTGACCGCGCGGGCCCTGCAAGGCGCGTTCGGCGCCCTGCTGGCACCGGCCGGCCTGTCCCTGCTGGCGGTCACGTTCGCCGAACCCAAGGAGCGGGCCAAGGCCTTCGGGGTGTTCAGCGCGATCGCCGGAAGCGGCTCCGCCGTCGGCCTGATCCTCGGCGGCGTGCTGACCGAGTACCTCAACTGGCGCTGGTCCCTCTTCGTGAACATCGCCTTCGCCGTGGTCGTGGTGGCCGGCGCCGTCTCCGTCGTCCGCGACGAGGGCAGCCGCCCGCCCCGCGAGAAGCTCGACATCGCCGGCACCCTGCTCTCCGTCGCCGGAATCGTCGCCCTCGTCTACGGATTCACGCTCGCCGACAGCGAAGGCTGGACCGCCACCCCCACGCTGGCCCTCTTCGTGGCGTGCGTCGTCCTGCTGACCCTGTTCGTGGTCGTCGAGAAGCGGAGCAGCGCACCGCTCCTGCCGCTGCGGATCGTGACCGAGCGCAACCGGGCCGGTGTCTTCGCCTCCCAGGCACTCGCCGTGATCACCATGTTCGGCCTGCTGCTCTTCCTGACCTACTACTTCCAGGAGATCCGCGGCTACGGCGCCCTCGCCTCGGGTGTGGCGTTCCTGCCCATGGTGGCCGGCATGCTCATCGGGGCGGGCCAGATCGCCAGCCGCATGATGCCGAAGACGGCCCCGCGCTGGATCATGGGCCCCGGCTTCCTCGTCGCCGCACTCGGCATGCTGATCCTGACCCAGCTGGACGTCGACTCCTCCTACCCGCTGCTCGTCCTGCCCGGCCAGCTGCTGTTCGGCATCGGCCTCGGCATGGCCTTCACCCCGGCGATGAGCCTGGCCACCCACGGCGTCGAGGACCACGAGACCGGTGTCGCGTCCGCGATGATCAACGCCTCGCAGCAGCTCGGCGGCTCCATCGGCACCGCCCTGCTCAACACCATCGCGGCCAGCACCGCCGCCGCCTACCTGGCCTCCCACAGCGGCGGCTCCGGCATCGCGAACCAGGCGGCGGTCCACGGCTACGCCGTCGCCGTGTGGTGGACCGTCGGCATCCTGCTGCTGGCCGGCGCGCTGATCATGCTCACCAACAACCTGCCCAAGCCGCGGCAGGACGAGAAGGCGGCCGAGGACATCGCCCCCGTAGCCGTGTAG